From the Nocardiopsis changdeensis genome, one window contains:
- a CDS encoding alpha/beta fold hydrolase has protein sequence MDHLVPPGAREEYVDVGVGRLRVLRAGGARPGPAPLVLLHGSGPDGAAVSWYRLLEPLSADRRVWALDLPGWGGSLEAGPVGGPRELAAVVDEAMGALGVERAVVAGVSMGGDIALNLALEQPGRVAGLVLVASAGLVPRLRDRFTQAGAWAAVHTPDPLVLPVLRAVDRYFPEMSVRAVVRNPAAIPAPVVEEFTRLIRRPGSQLGHLGYNRATVGRRGMLNDLSGRVHRIGVPALFFHGEDDPLVDPRGSRRAARLMPRARLVTVPDCGHWAQVECHDRFLAEVRAFLGAEGL, from the coding sequence ATGGACCACCTCGTACCGCCCGGGGCGCGGGAAGAGTACGTGGACGTCGGGGTCGGGCGCCTGCGGGTGCTGCGGGCCGGCGGCGCGCGGCCCGGACCTGCGCCCCTGGTCCTGCTGCACGGCAGCGGCCCGGACGGCGCGGCGGTCTCCTGGTACCGGCTGCTGGAGCCGCTGTCCGCCGACCGCCGGGTGTGGGCGCTGGACCTGCCCGGGTGGGGCGGCAGCCTGGAGGCCGGGCCGGTGGGCGGGCCGCGGGAGCTGGCGGCGGTCGTGGACGAGGCGATGGGCGCGCTGGGGGTGGAGCGGGCGGTCGTGGCCGGGGTGTCCATGGGCGGGGACATCGCGCTCAACCTGGCCCTGGAGCAGCCCGGGCGGGTCGCCGGGCTGGTCCTGGTCGCCTCCGCCGGGCTGGTGCCGCGGCTGCGCGACCGGTTCACGCAGGCGGGCGCCTGGGCGGCGGTGCACACCCCCGACCCTCTGGTGCTGCCCGTGCTGCGCGCGGTCGACCGGTATTTCCCCGAGATGTCCGTGCGGGCCGTGGTCCGGAACCCGGCGGCGATCCCGGCGCCGGTGGTGGAGGAGTTCACCCGCCTGATCCGCAGGCCCGGGTCGCAGCTGGGCCACCTGGGGTACAACCGGGCCACCGTGGGGCGGCGCGGGATGCTCAACGACCTGAGCGGCCGGGTGCACCGGATCGGGGTGCCCGCCCTGTTCTTCCACGGGGAGGACGACCCCCTGGTGGACCCGCGCGGCTCCCGGCGGGCCGCCCGGCTGATGCCGCGGGCGCGGCTGGTCACGGTGCCGGACTGCGGGCACTGGGCGCAGGTGGAGTGCCACGACCGGTTCCTGGCGGAGGTGCGCGCGTTCCTCGGCGCGGAGGGCCTCTGA